From the genome of Chloroflexota bacterium, one region includes:
- a CDS encoding ABC transporter permease: MKNQTQSPLLTSVVISSRYLSVWIAIGLLLITAFWIAPETLTRTSFTAVLPLTSFLALAALGQMLVVMTGGIDLSIPGVMTLAAIMAVGVAGGVDERLPVALASALGVSLLIGFISGVLVGVLKLNPLIVTLAMGQIVYGATLAYAENVPNEASVPPSFSAWITNAPLFGLSNLEWTAIAASLILVLMFRYTELGRRFQSVGANPTAAWILGLRVNVYVILAYVTACLLYGISGIMLAGFLRSPSLVLGFPYLLGPIAAVVIGGASLTGGLANAISTWAAAFFLVLLNQMLRVLGLPTALQFAVFGIAIIGGMVISGDRIVTLIENSLMGISRFKEMDAEAKKGGAKAP, encoded by the coding sequence ATGAAAAATCAAACCCAATCTCCGCTTCTGACCTCCGTCGTTATTTCGTCCCGTTACCTGTCGGTATGGATTGCGATTGGATTGCTGTTGATCACCGCGTTTTGGATTGCGCCAGAGACGCTCACGCGCACCTCTTTCACTGCGGTCCTGCCATTGACATCATTCCTGGCTCTTGCCGCGCTGGGTCAGATGCTCGTGGTAATGACAGGCGGAATTGATTTATCCATCCCCGGCGTGATGACGCTGGCCGCAATTATGGCTGTGGGTGTAGCAGGCGGTGTTGATGAGCGATTGCCTGTGGCATTGGCATCGGCGCTTGGGGTCTCCCTCTTGATCGGGTTTATCTCAGGCGTTCTGGTCGGCGTGCTGAAGTTGAATCCGCTCATCGTGACACTGGCGATGGGTCAGATTGTCTATGGCGCGACGCTGGCGTATGCCGAAAACGTGCCTAACGAAGCGTCTGTGCCGCCAAGTTTTTCGGCATGGATCACGAATGCGCCTTTATTCGGCTTAAGCAACCTGGAATGGACTGCAATTGCCGCGTCGCTTATTTTGGTCTTGATGTTTCGTTATACCGAATTGGGCCGCAGGTTTCAGTCTGTGGGAGCCAACCCCACCGCGGCATGGATTCTGGGCTTGCGCGTCAACGTCTATGTCATTCTCGCATACGTGACCGCCTGCTTGCTGTACGGCATAAGCGGAATCATGCTGGCGGGTTTCTTGCGGAGTCCCAGCCTTGTGCTGGGTTTTCCGTATTTGTTGGGTCCGATAGCGGCGGTAGTCATTGGCGGGGCTTCACTAACTGGCGGGTTAGCCAATGCAATATCCACCTGGGCGGCGGCTTTCTTCCTCGTATTGTTGAATCAGATGCTCCGGGTGTTGGGTCTTCCAACCGCGTTGCAGTTTGCGGTCTTCGGCATAGCGATTATCGGCGGCATGGTCATCTCTGGCGACCGAATTGTCACGCTGATCGAGAATTCGCTAATGGGTATTTCCAGATTCAAGGAGATGGATGCTGAAGCAAAGAAAGGAGGTGCGAAGGCTCCGTGA
- a CDS encoding sugar ABC transporter ATP-binding protein, protein MPKDEQPLVLELQRLSKQYGTVQALSDVSLECRAGEIHAVVGENGSGKSTLLGIASGFVEPDQGVVLIGGRRLRKDSPAEARRLGLGMAYQDNSQVLALSVKENLLLTTPQDRRPPYWQMKKWATDTLAEFELDLFPDAPTGYLTLAQRQLFEVVKALMGDPKVLLLDEPTTALGPDEVELLHRIIRARAERGVGVVYVSHRLPEVLTIASRVTVLRDGRSQGMYSASDMSESDLVSLMIGRPFHAAFPPALENSSESESVLMITGFQGPLFGPINLTVRRGEIVGLAGAEGNGQGEFFKCLSGQIPPKAGLVMCDSKELTLISPVDAVWAGILLLAGDRKHEALFPVLGVRNNATIQVLDKFSNLGWVNRRREQHTVTDLINRLKVRTPSLEQPVQFLSGGNQQKVSLIRPHLRETVNVILAYEPTQGVDASARLDIYEALRAKAMEGAGVIVKSSDPIELSGLCDRVIVMSRGQIIDEIQRADLSEKRIIESIVGGVGFGLKAGRPRVAGPRAATNLDKDRGD, encoded by the coding sequence ATGCCGAAAGACGAACAACCGTTGGTGCTTGAACTTCAAAGGCTCTCCAAGCAATATGGCACAGTGCAAGCCCTGTCCGATGTCAGCCTTGAATGTCGCGCGGGCGAGATTCATGCTGTGGTCGGCGAGAACGGTTCAGGTAAGTCCACGCTTCTCGGAATTGCCAGCGGTTTTGTGGAACCCGATCAGGGTGTGGTGCTGATCGGTGGAAGACGACTCCGTAAAGATTCCCCAGCCGAGGCCCGCCGCCTCGGCTTGGGGATGGCCTATCAAGACAACTCACAAGTTCTCGCATTATCAGTGAAAGAGAACTTGTTGCTGACAACGCCGCAGGATCGCCGCCCGCCTTATTGGCAGATGAAAAAATGGGCGACGGATACACTGGCTGAGTTTGAATTGGACCTGTTTCCCGACGCGCCCACAGGGTATCTTACGCTGGCACAACGCCAGCTATTTGAAGTCGTCAAAGCGTTGATGGGTGACCCTAAAGTGCTTCTTCTCGATGAGCCGACAACGGCTCTGGGTCCCGATGAAGTTGAATTATTACATCGCATTATTCGCGCTCGCGCAGAACGCGGAGTGGGCGTCGTTTACGTCAGCCATCGCCTTCCGGAAGTGCTGACAATCGCCAGCCGGGTGACTGTTTTGCGTGATGGGCGAAGTCAGGGTATGTATAGTGCATCAGACATGTCGGAATCTGATCTCGTATCGTTAATGATTGGGAGGCCATTCCACGCGGCGTTTCCTCCAGCCCTGGAAAATTCCTCCGAGTCGGAAAGTGTGTTGATGATCACCGGGTTTCAGGGTCCGTTATTTGGGCCGATCAACCTGACGGTCCGAAGAGGCGAGATCGTCGGTCTGGCTGGGGCGGAGGGGAATGGTCAGGGTGAATTTTTCAAATGCCTTTCGGGTCAAATCCCTCCAAAAGCGGGATTAGTTATGTGCGATAGCAAGGAGTTAACGTTAATTTCTCCCGTTGATGCTGTGTGGGCAGGTATTTTATTGCTGGCAGGAGACAGAAAACATGAAGCATTGTTCCCAGTGCTCGGTGTGCGGAACAATGCCACGATTCAAGTGCTGGACAAGTTCAGCAACCTGGGCTGGGTGAATCGAAGGCGCGAACAACATACGGTGACCGACTTGATCAACCGCCTCAAAGTACGGACACCCTCTCTCGAACAGCCTGTGCAGTTCCTTTCCGGCGGTAATCAACAGAAGGTTTCGCTGATACGACCGCACCTGCGCGAGACCGTGAATGTCATTTTGGCGTATGAGCCGACGCAAGGTGTTGATGCCAGCGCCCGTCTCGATATTTATGAAGCGCTGCGCGCGAAAGCAATGGAAGGCGCGGGTGTGATCGTCAAATCCAGCGACCCGATTGAACTCTCCGGTTTGTGCGACCGAGTGATAGTTATGTCGCGCGGGCAGATTATTGACGAAATTCAGCGCGCCGACTTAAGCGAGAAAAGGATCATCGAATCCATTGTGGGTGGCGTAGGGTTTGGATTGAAAGCGGGTCGCCCGCGAGTTGCAGGTCCGCGCGCCGCGACGAATCTGGATAAAGATAGAGGAGATTAA
- a CDS encoding amidohydrolase family protein codes for MTDKTLLKNGIVLTLDKKVGNFHRADVLIDGTKIAAVSPSLKAEGVEVIDASEMIVMPGFVDTHRHVWEGILRNIGTDVPLEGEASYLSFILNTLAPVYRPEDAYIGNLVGLYGAIDAGITTILDWSHIQATREHGEAVIKALQESGMRAVFAYGYPWWKYPDENQDVWIREIAKQYFFSKDQLLTFAIAPPGPEFTPFEVAKAQWTLAREIGARITVHVGVGTSGKHGKLAEMGRAGLLKNDTTYIHCTTLSDDEIQMIADTGGTVSLSSPVEMMMGHGMPPIQRFLDRGLRPSLSVDVETNVPNDMFTQMRSVNSLQKALIFEKKLEGKGGLPAFLTSRDVIEFATVEGARANGLLDKTGTLTPGKQADLIMLRTDSPNILPVNDPVSAVTWGMDTSNVDSVFVAGKALKRNGKLLNVDLDNLRQMAYQSRDYVVAQSGFKLPEI; via the coding sequence ATGACCGATAAAACCCTCCTCAAGAACGGCATTGTGCTGACCCTCGATAAGAAGGTCGGCAACTTCCATCGAGCCGACGTGCTCATTGATGGGACGAAGATTGCCGCTGTGTCGCCGAGCTTGAAGGCCGAAGGCGTAGAGGTGATTGACGCCTCGGAGATGATCGTCATGCCGGGCTTCGTGGACACGCATCGCCACGTTTGGGAGGGAATTCTTCGGAACATTGGAACAGACGTCCCGTTGGAAGGCGAGGCGAGTTATCTGTCGTTCATCCTGAACACGCTGGCTCCGGTCTATCGTCCCGAAGATGCCTATATCGGAAATCTCGTCGGTTTGTATGGCGCGATTGATGCGGGCATCACAACCATTCTCGATTGGTCGCACATTCAGGCGACACGCGAACATGGCGAGGCGGTCATCAAGGCGTTGCAAGAATCGGGCATGCGCGCGGTGTTTGCCTATGGCTACCCATGGTGGAAGTACCCCGATGAGAATCAAGATGTCTGGATTCGAGAGATTGCCAAACAATATTTCTTCTCGAAAGACCAATTGCTCACATTTGCCATCGCGCCGCCTGGACCAGAATTCACGCCGTTCGAGGTGGCGAAAGCGCAATGGACTCTGGCTCGTGAAATTGGCGCGCGGATCACGGTGCATGTGGGTGTTGGCACTTCGGGCAAGCATGGCAAGCTCGCAGAGATGGGCAGGGCAGGCTTGCTCAAGAATGATACGACTTATATCCATTGCACCACGTTGAGCGATGATGAGATCCAAATGATCGCCGATACAGGTGGAACGGTGTCACTCTCTTCGCCCGTTGAAATGATGATGGGTCACGGCATGCCGCCCATTCAACGATTTTTAGATCGCGGCCTGCGCCCCAGCCTGAGCGTGGATGTGGAAACCAATGTGCCCAATGATATGTTCACGCAAATGCGCTCGGTCAACTCCTTACAAAAAGCGTTGATCTTTGAAAAGAAATTGGAGGGCAAAGGCGGCTTGCCTGCGTTTCTAACGTCACGCGATGTGATCGAGTTTGCCACGGTTGAAGGCGCGCGCGCGAACGGACTACTCGATAAAACTGGCACACTTACTCCGGGCAAACAAGCCGACCTCATCATGCTCCGCACGGATAGCCCGAACATTTTGCCTGTCAATGATCCCGTCAGCGCTGTCACCTGGGGCATGGACACCAGCAACGTGGACTCGGTCTTCGTGGCTGGCAAAGCCCTCAAACGAAACGGGAAGTTGCTGAACGTGGATTTGGATAACCTTCGCCAAATGGCTTATCAATCACGCGATTACGTTGTTGCTCAATCAGGCTTCAAGTTGCCTGAAATATAA
- a CDS encoding substrate-binding domain-containing protein, translating to MKRLFVINMMIILALALAACGGGATEAPATEAPVALGPGIEGADQYGERYDADSAVLTKSIGTAENVPQIALAAMYRAGLPVDQARQDLAVKCWKEKICDTGTGGPITVALADGFGENFWRQMTHMEFILQALTYPEIGKIIYVTALGDTQRSISDFRSLVAQDVDIIIGFPDAGDALLPAVREATERGIIYITHSYGRIGEPGKDYPTFVAEDVCLLGQLFAETLNREVGSGKVAFLGGTPGNALSAYWQSCEEPALSPDLTLVGRADTSWTREGTLEAVSGFISSDPDIRGYSYEAADSFMGGVRAYEAAGLPLDVVVTLRTDEMSLFCEWKKISNPNFKIFYASGGNYQSRIALTAAMMSLKGLELPADGITIPTVMRQLDASTCNPDVPQEASTSSLIPFSIFTEMGK from the coding sequence ATGAAACGTTTATTCGTGATAAATATGATGATCATTCTGGCGCTGGCGCTTGCCGCATGTGGCGGCGGGGCGACGGAAGCACCGGCGACGGAGGCTCCAGTGGCTCTGGGTCCCGGCATCGAAGGCGCCGATCAATATGGTGAACGCTATGACGCCGATTCTGCAGTGCTGACGAAATCCATTGGCACTGCTGAAAATGTGCCGCAGATCGCACTGGCAGCCATGTATCGCGCGGGGTTGCCTGTTGACCAGGCACGGCAGGATCTGGCGGTCAAATGCTGGAAGGAAAAAATTTGTGATACCGGCACCGGTGGGCCGATTACGGTCGCCCTTGCTGACGGCTTCGGGGAAAATTTCTGGCGGCAAATGACTCACATGGAGTTCATCCTGCAAGCGTTGACGTATCCTGAGATCGGCAAGATTATCTACGTCACCGCCCTCGGTGATACACAGAGATCCATTTCGGATTTCCGCAGTCTGGTGGCGCAGGATGTGGACATCATCATCGGTTTCCCGGATGCAGGTGATGCCCTGCTCCCCGCTGTTCGTGAAGCGACTGAGCGCGGGATCATCTACATTACACACTCGTACGGCAGAATCGGCGAGCCAGGCAAGGACTATCCCACATTTGTTGCCGAGGATGTTTGTTTGTTGGGCCAGCTTTTTGCCGAAACATTGAATCGAGAAGTTGGAAGCGGCAAGGTTGCCTTCCTGGGTGGCACCCCGGGTAATGCGCTATCTGCCTATTGGCAATCCTGTGAAGAACCCGCGCTAAGCCCGGATTTGACCCTGGTGGGCCGCGCAGACACGAGTTGGACGCGCGAAGGCACGCTGGAGGCAGTCTCTGGCTTCATCAGCAGCGACCCCGACATCCGAGGCTACAGTTACGAAGCCGCCGATTCGTTCATGGGCGGCGTGCGCGCCTACGAAGCCGCCGGGCTCCCGCTCGATGTCGTGGTGACCCTGCGAACCGATGAAATGAGTTTGTTCTGCGAATGGAAGAAAATAAGCAACCCGAATTTCAAGATCTTCTATGCGTCGGGCGGCAACTACCAGTCGCGCATTGCATTGACGGCGGCCATGATGAGCCTCAAGGGCCTCGAACTCCCGGCGGATGGAATTACCATACCCACCGTGATGCGCCAGCTGGATGCGAGCACCTGCAACCCGGATGTGCCGCAGGAGGCCTCGACTTCATCGCTGATCCCGTTTTCCATTTTCACGGAGATGGGAAAGTGA
- a CDS encoding amidohydrolase family protein yields MLNLARRKIRNAIRDVRNGSMLWQKIKHVFRVRAWTSVALQLILILIIGNYTASRSPAFLSEFNLNSLLLATIPLALVTMAQMNALVAGYLDISVGSIMTMGVIIASFIVTDGAPPKVVALGGLAILGMGVSVGLFNATLVRWVKLPSIIATLATLSILDGIALSLRPVAAGLINFDVLDSITASVGFIPIAFMVMLIGAIIWDVWLYATPAGLTLRAVGHDAQAARRIGAATTRIRVGVFVASGLMAALASFFLAAQVGVGDPRAGTSYALSSLAAAVLGGSSLMGGRGTFIGAIVSALFLTLIINILPLLGLSNVVGLISVGVLLLLGLAFYQINDLKELVKLNFKRVQRLVKGSRLNQLRELPNVYVSDATAVPDANKQILLRGGTVLTIDPSVGNFINADVLIEGTKIAAVGPGLPVNGAEIIDASNMIVMPGFVDTHRHIWEGLLRNVGADTPLEGRDGYIRFVLGKFAPSYRPQDAYVGNLISALGAIDAGITTLLDWSHIQGSPEHTDAVIKALQDSGLRAVFAYGFPWWGDWNDRQPSWFVRAAKKYFSSKDQMITYALAAPGPEFVDFEIARDHWKLAREVDARITTHVGVGSYGMEGKVQEMGEAGLLRDDTTYIHCTTLSDTEIQMIVDTGGTISLASPVEMMMGHGMPPIQKFLDRGLKPSLSVDVETNVPGDMFTQMRSVISLQHALSFEKQLAGDTNAPPRITTRDVLAYATIEGARANGLAHKTGSLTPGKDADIIMLRTDKINVMPINDPIGAVVWGMDTSNVDSVFIAGRAMKRNGKLLHVDWNAVKKAVTESRDYVVAKSGFKLPQI; encoded by the coding sequence ATGCTCAACCTTGCCCGTCGCAAAATCAGGAATGCCATTCGAGACGTTCGCAATGGCTCTATGTTATGGCAGAAAATCAAACATGTATTCAGGGTCAGGGCATGGACGTCTGTTGCGCTTCAACTTATTCTGATCCTGATCATTGGCAATTACACGGCTTCAAGGTCTCCCGCTTTCCTGTCGGAATTCAATCTGAATAGTTTGTTGTTGGCTACCATTCCTCTGGCGCTGGTCACAATGGCGCAAATGAACGCGCTGGTAGCAGGCTATCTTGATATCTCGGTCGGCTCGATCATGACTATGGGCGTGATCATCGCCTCCTTTATCGTGACCGATGGCGCTCCGCCGAAAGTTGTCGCGCTGGGCGGGCTGGCAATTCTCGGCATGGGCGTCTCCGTGGGACTCTTCAATGCTACTCTGGTGCGTTGGGTCAAATTACCCTCCATTATTGCCACGCTTGCCACCTTGAGCATTTTGGACGGCATTGCCCTTTCACTGCGTCCCGTTGCCGCGGGCTTGATCAATTTTGATGTATTGGATTCCATAACTGCCAGTGTTGGTTTTATTCCCATTGCTTTCATGGTCATGCTGATTGGGGCGATTATTTGGGATGTGTGGCTATACGCGACTCCAGCAGGACTCACACTACGCGCGGTGGGGCACGACGCGCAGGCCGCGCGGCGCATTGGCGCGGCGACCACGCGAATACGCGTGGGCGTGTTTGTGGCTTCAGGTCTTATGGCGGCGCTCGCTTCGTTCTTTCTCGCCGCGCAGGTGGGCGTGGGAGATCCGCGCGCCGGCACGAGTTACGCATTGTCCAGCCTGGCGGCGGCTGTTTTAGGAGGTTCCAGCCTAATGGGCGGCCGCGGCACCTTTATCGGCGCAATCGTATCAGCCTTGTTCCTCACGCTAATTATCAATATCCTGCCCCTGCTTGGCTTGAGTAATGTGGTTGGCTTGATTTCCGTTGGCGTACTTTTGTTGTTGGGATTAGCCTTTTATCAAATCAACGATCTTAAGGAGTTGGTCAAACTTAACTTCAAGCGAGTCCAGCGATTGGTCAAAGGCTCGCGCCTGAACCAGTTGCGCGAGTTGCCCAATGTTTACGTGAGCGACGCTACAGCCGTACCGGATGCCAATAAGCAAATTTTACTTAGAGGCGGCACGGTGCTTACGATAGATCCGTCAGTGGGAAATTTCATAAACGCGGATGTGTTGATTGAAGGCACAAAAATCGCGGCAGTCGGTCCTGGTCTGCCTGTCAACGGGGCGGAGATCATTGACGCTTCCAACATGATTGTCATGCCCGGCTTTGTGGACACGCACCGGCATATTTGGGAGGGCTTGCTTCGCAATGTGGGCGCTGACACGCCTCTGGAGGGACGCGACGGCTATATTCGCTTCGTGTTGGGAAAATTCGCCCCTTCTTATCGTCCGCAGGATGCCTATGTTGGAAATCTCATCAGCGCCTTGGGCGCAATCGACGCGGGAATTACTACTCTGCTCGACTGGTCGCATATTCAAGGTTCACCAGAACATACAGATGCTGTGATTAAGGCTCTGCAAGACTCGGGCCTGCGCGCCGTCTTCGCGTATGGTTTTCCATGGTGGGGGGATTGGAACGACCGCCAGCCCAGCTGGTTCGTGCGCGCCGCGAAGAAATATTTCTCCTCGAAGGACCAAATGATCACTTATGCCTTAGCCGCGCCGGGACCTGAGTTTGTTGATTTTGAGATCGCCCGTGATCATTGGAAACTAGCGCGTGAAGTGGATGCCCGCATTACCACGCATGTAGGCGTGGGGTCTTATGGTATGGAAGGCAAAGTGCAGGAGATGGGCGAGGCTGGTTTATTGCGCGATGACACCACCTACATACATTGCACAACGCTTAGCGACACCGAAATCCAAATGATTGTGGATACCGGCGGAACCATATCGCTGGCGTCGCCCGTAGAAATGATGATGGGTCATGGAATGCCGCCCATTCAGAAATTCCTGGATCGCGGCTTGAAACCCAGCCTGAGCGTTGACGTGGAGACCAATGTGCCAGGCGACATGTTCACCCAAATGCGCTCGGTTATATCGTTGCAACATGCCTTGTCATTTGAAAAGCAACTGGCTGGCGATACCAATGCGCCTCCGCGTATCACCACCCGGGATGTGCTGGCCTATGCCACGATTGAAGGCGCGCGCGCGAACGGCTTGGCGCATAAGACCGGCTCGCTCACGCCAGGCAAGGATGCCGATATCATCATGCTGCGAACGGATAAAATTAATGTGATGCCGATCAATGACCCCATCGGCGCGGTGGTCTGGGGAATGGACACCAGCAACGTGGATTCCGTCTTCATCGCCGGGCGGGCCATGAAGCGCAATGGCAAACTGTTGCACGTTGATTGGAATGCGGTAAAAAAAGCGGTGACGGAGTCGCGTGATTACGTCGTCGCCAAGTCGGGGTTCAAGTTGCCGCAGATTTAA
- a CDS encoding intradiol ring-cleavage dioxygenase has product MRNLSEDNITAVVLATLANTQDGRLKEIMTGLVKHLHAFIKEVNLTEAEWMAGIQFLTATGQMCDDKRQEFILLSDTLGATTTKDLINNRKPQGMTEYTIFGPFYREGAPELPSNASIAGDTPGEPVIVSGRVFAPDGKPLANALLDVWHSDSEGFYDVQLPGADINLRGRFRTDSEGRYTFCTIKPAFYPIPEDGPVGKMLRALGRHPYRPAHIHFIVSAEGYKTVITELFAEGDPYLDSDVVFGVRDSLVVDFVRRDTQAEADRHNTATPFYTVTYDFVLEPGDPKGLKDL; this is encoded by the coding sequence ATGCGAAACCTGAGTGAAGACAACATCACCGCCGTCGTCCTGGCGACGCTTGCCAACACCCAAGACGGGCGGCTCAAAGAAATTATGACCGGCCTGGTCAAGCACCTGCACGCCTTCATCAAAGAAGTGAACCTGACGGAGGCCGAGTGGATGGCCGGCATCCAATTCCTTACAGCCACCGGCCAGATGTGCGACGACAAGCGGCAGGAGTTCATCCTGCTCTCCGACACGCTGGGCGCGACCACGACCAAAGACCTCATCAACAACCGCAAGCCGCAAGGGATGACCGAGTACACGATCTTCGGCCCGTTCTATCGCGAGGGCGCGCCGGAACTGCCGTCGAACGCCAGCATCGCCGGCGACACGCCGGGCGAGCCGGTCATCGTCTCCGGGCGAGTGTTCGCGCCGGACGGCAAGCCGCTGGCGAACGCCCTGCTCGACGTGTGGCACTCCGACTCGGAAGGGTTTTACGATGTGCAACTGCCTGGGGCAGACATTAATTTGCGTGGCCGCTTCCGCACCGACTCCGAGGGCCGCTACACCTTCTGCACCATCAAACCTGCCTTCTACCCGATTCCCGAAGACGGGCCGGTGGGCAAGATGTTGCGGGCGCTGGGCCGCCACCCTTATCGTCCGGCGCACATTCACTTCATCGTGTCGGCTGAAGGTTATAAGACGGTGATCACGGAGTTATTTGCTGAAGGCGATCCGTATTTGGACTCGGACGTCGTCTTCGGCGTCCGGGATTCGCTGGTTGTAGACTTTGTGCGGCGCGATACGCAAGCGGAAGCGGATCGCCACAATACGGCCACGCCCTTTTATACTGTCACCTACGACTTCGTGCTTGAGCCTGGAGACCCTAAAGGTCTTAAAGACCTTTAG
- a CDS encoding flavin reductase family protein, whose translation MADGSINPREFRNALGRFASGVTIITTEYEGQAHGMTANAFVSVSLNPPLVLASVDHRAHLHRLLPLSGRYGVSILAEDQQPLSDHFAGRKVERLEVSFIRKHEMPLIGNAAAHLVARLVEAHPAGDHTLYIGQVEFLEWREARPLLFYSGQYRQLDGERLKPPQWLEDDFSLFTINTV comes from the coding sequence ATGGCTGACGGCTCGATTAATCCACGCGAATTTCGCAATGCTTTAGGGCGCTTTGCCAGCGGCGTCACCATCATCACCACCGAGTACGAGGGCCAGGCGCACGGCATGACGGCCAATGCCTTCGTTTCAGTCTCGCTCAACCCGCCGCTCGTCCTGGCCTCGGTGGATCACCGCGCTCACCTGCACCGCCTCCTGCCGCTGAGTGGAAGATACGGGGTGAGCATTCTGGCTGAGGATCAACAGCCGTTGAGCGATCACTTCGCGGGCCGTAAAGTAGAAAGGCTGGAAGTGTCCTTCATTCGCAAGCACGAGATGCCGTTGATTGGCAACGCGGCGGCCCACCTCGTGGCGCGGCTGGTGGAGGCGCACCCGGCAGGTGACCACACCTTGTACATCGGACAAGTGGAATTTTTGGAGTGGCGGGAGGCGCGCCCGCTGTTGTTTTACTCCGGCCAATACCGCCAACTCGACGGGGAACGGTTGAAACCGCCGCAATGGCTGGAAGATGATTTCTCGCTGTTCACTATCAACACAGTGTAA
- a CDS encoding Pyoverdin chromophore biosynthetic protein pvcC has product MSVETTQRTKPLTGAEYLESLRDGREIWIYGERVKDVTTHPAFRNTVRMLARLYDALHDPARKDILTTETDTGNGGYTHKFYRAPRNVEEMVGARDAIAEWARITYGWMGRSPDYKAAFLATLGANSAFYEPYEENAKRWYKKVQEEVSFVNHAIVNPPVDRDKPLDEVKDVYMHVTKETDGGLIISGAKVVATTSTLTHYNFIANNGALPIKTKEFAFVCIVPNDAPGLKLFCRPSYELTAGATGGPFDYPLSSRVDENDSIIVFDNVFVPWENVFAYGDIEKVNNFFPRSGFLPRFMFQGCTRLAVKLDFIAGLLLKAVEATGAKDFRGVQAQVGEVLAWRNLFWGLTDAMARTTTPWTPGYVLPNLDYGLAYRVMSSMAYPKIKEIIQNTLASALIYLPSSALDLKSPEIRPYLDQYVRGSNGYSAEERIKLMKLMWDAVGTEFGGRHELYERNYFGNHESIRFETLIVAEAMGQTTKYKGFAEQCMAEYDLDGWTAPDLINPDDISIVMKGMNG; this is encoded by the coding sequence ATGTCTGTTGAAACTACCCAGCGCACCAAGCCCCTCACCGGCGCGGAGTATCTCGAAAGCCTGCGCGACGGACGCGAAATTTGGATTTATGGTGAACGGGTCAAAGACGTGACCACCCACCCCGCCTTCCGCAACACGGTGCGAATGCTGGCCCGCCTGTACGACGCCCTGCACGACCCGGCTCGCAAGGACATCCTCACCACCGAAACCGACACCGGCAACGGCGGCTACACCCACAAATTCTACCGGGCGCCGCGCAACGTCGAAGAGATGGTCGGCGCGCGCGACGCTATTGCCGAATGGGCGCGCATCACTTACGGCTGGATGGGCCGCAGTCCCGACTACAAGGCCGCCTTCCTGGCGACGCTCGGGGCCAACTCTGCCTTTTACGAGCCTTACGAAGAGAACGCTAAACGCTGGTACAAAAAAGTTCAGGAGGAAGTCTCTTTCGTCAACCATGCCATCGTCAATCCGCCGGTGGATCGCGATAAGCCGCTGGACGAAGTGAAGGACGTGTACATGCACGTCACCAAGGAAACCGACGGCGGCCTGATCATCAGCGGCGCAAAGGTGGTGGCGACGACCTCGACTCTCACTCACTACAACTTCATCGCCAACAACGGCGCCCTGCCCATCAAAACCAAAGAATTTGCTTTTGTCTGCATCGTCCCTAACGACGCGCCCGGCCTCAAACTGTTCTGCCGCCCCTCTTATGAATTGACAGCCGGGGCGACGGGCGGTCCATTCGATTACCCGCTCTCCAGCCGGGTGGACGAAAATGACTCGATCATTGTCTTTGACAACGTCTTTGTGCCGTGGGAAAACGTCTTCGCCTACGGCGACATTGAAAAGGTCAACAACTTCTTCCCGCGCTCCGGCTTCCTGCCCCGCTTCATGTTTCAGGGGTGCACCCGCCTGGCCGTCAAACTGGATTTTATCGCCGGGCTGTTGCTCAAAGCCGTCGAGGCGACCGGGGCCAAGGACTTCCGCGGGGTGCAGGCGCAAGTAGGCGAAGTGTTGGCCTGGCGCAACCTGTTCTGGGGACTCACCGATGCTATGGCCCGCACCACGACGCCCTGGACGCCGGGTTACGTTTTGCCCAACCTGGATTACGGCCTGGCTTACCGTGTCATGTCCAGCATGGCCTATCCGAAGATAAAGGAAATCATCCAGAACACGCTCGCCAGCGCCCTGATCTATTTGCCGTCGAGCGCGCTGGACTTGAAGTCGCCGGAGATTCGGCCTTACCTGGATCAGTACGTGCGCGGCTCCAATGGCTATTCCGCCGAAGAACGCATTAAGCTAATGAAGTTGATGTGGGATGCAGTCGGCACCGAGTTCGGCGGGCGGCATGAATTGTACGAGCGCAACTACTTCGGCAATCACGAGAGCATCCGGTTCGAGACCCTGATCGTTGCCGAGGCCATGGGCCAGACGACGAAGTACAAAGGCTTCGCCGAGCAGTGCATGGCTGAATACGACCTTGACGGCTGGACAGCGCCCGACCTCATCAACCCCGATGACATCAGTATAGTAATGAAGGGGATGAATGGCTGA